The Pediococcus inopinatus region AATAGATCTTTCGAACGTGCGGTAAATTCCTGGTAAAAGTTAAAATGGCACTTCCATCAGCAATTTCATTTAAAACTGTCATATCTTGAAATTGACCATCGCTCTTGCCGTGCCCATTAAAATCAAAACGAATGGTGGTAATTCCTTGCTCATGCAATTTTTTTGCGACTTGTTCCAACAAATCGGTCTTTTGATAACCTAAGTTACCAGTAAAACCATGCATCAGAATTGCGATATCGTATTCATCAGTATCTGGTGTTTCTAATAACCCCCGTAAGATTAACCCATCTCGTTTAACTTCAACGTTCATTCTAAAGACTTCCCTTTCTAATGACATCAAATATTCATACAAGCACATCTTAGCAGGATTTTCATTCTTTTTCAGTTTCTAGCTCTTAGAAAACTATTAAATTAGTCAGCGTATAATGCTTCGACCTGTTTTTGAATATCCTTATGGTCCATAAATTCTTCATAACTTGTCTCAGAACGATCGACAGCCCCTTTATCGGAAATTTCGATAATGTGGTCAGCAATTGTTTGAATAACCTGACGATCATGAGAAGTTAAAATGATGGAACCTGTAAAATTAATCAACCCGTCATTTAACGAGGTAATTGATTCCAAATCTAGATGATTAGTTGGATCATCCATTAAGAGAACGTTAGATTTACTTAACATCATCTTGGACAACATACAACGAACTTTTTCACCACCAGAGAGCTTTGTAATCGATTTGTTGACATCTTCACCGGAGAACAACATCTTGCCTAAGAAGCCACGTAAGAATGTGTTATCACTCTCTTCTTTAGAGGCAAACTGACGTAACCACTCGATGATATCTAAACTTTCGTCTTCAAAATAGGCATTAATGTCTCGGGGTAAATAACTTCTAGAAGCTGTCTGTCCCCAAGTTACCGTTCCAGTATCTGGTTCCATTTCACCTGCAATAATTTGTAGCAAAGTGGTTGTCGCAACATCATTACGACTTAACAAAGCAGCTTTTTCGCCAGGTTTTACAGTGAAAGTAATATTATCTAAAATCTTCACACCATCAATTGACTTTGAAAGCTTGTCCACACGAAGCAAGTCATTTCCCAATTCACGTTCTGGCGTGAAACTGATAAATGGATATTTACGCGTAGATGGCTGGATGTCGTCCAACGTGATTTTCTCCAATTGCTTCTTTCGTGAAGTAGCTTGTTTTGATTTCGAGGCATTGGCACTGAAACGCGCCACGAATTCTTGTAACTCCTTCATTTTTTCTTCTTTTTTGGCATTTGCATTTTCTGTTAACTTAGCTGCCAATTGGCTGGATTCCATCCAAAAGTCATAATTTCCTACATATAATTTGATCTTACCGAAATCCACATCACACATCATGGTACAAACTTCATTTAAGAAATGACGGTCATGAGACACGACAATAACAGTATTTTGGAAATCACCCAAGAAGTTTTCCAACCAAGTAATCGATTGGGCGTCCAAACCATTGGTAGGTTCATCCAAAACCAAAATATCAGGTTCACCGAATAATGCCTGGCCCAAAAGGACTTTCACTTTTTCACTTTCGGTTAACTCGCTCATTTTCTGGTTCTGCATGGTTTCGTCAATGCCGAGTTGTTGCAGTAATTGAGCTGCATCAGATTCGGCATTCCAGCCATCCATTTCAGCAAATTCACCTTCAAGTTCACCGGCCCGGATTCCGTCCGCATCAGTGAAATCAGCTTTTGCGTACAAAGCATCTTTTTCCTGCATAATTTTGTAGAGCTTTTTATGGCCCATAATGACAGTATCCAGCACTTTTTCTGTCTCGAATGCATAATGATCCTGTTCCAAACTGGACATCCGTTCGTTGTCAGAAATAGAAATATGACCTGACGTTGGCTGTAATTTACCTTCTAATATTTTTAAGAAGGTTGATTTTCCGGCCCCGTTAGCACCAATAATGCCGTAGCAATTTCCAGGTGTAAACTTCAAATTAACATTTTCATAGAGCTTGCGATCTGAAAATTGCATACTCATATCGGTAACTGTTATCATTTATTTTCCTCACTTTATTTCTTTTTCAAGTTAATTCACAATTCCTAAAATGTATCACAAAACAGCCTATGAAAGCAAGCCATTCGGGCTATTCGGGCAATTTTAACTCAAGTAAACGTTTCATTTCACTAGTCTGCACTTTCATGCTATTCTTTAGGTACTTAAATCTATGAACGAGGTCACATCATGCAAAAATCTGAACACGATTGTATCAAATTAGTTCCCCTCTTTGATCACTTACCAGATGAAGATGTCGCAAAAATCGAAGCAATCATCAATCATAAACATTACGCAGCCGGCGAATCCCTCTTTCTTGACGGCGATGATTTAGATACCTTAATGATCGTCGCGAACGGTCAAGTTAAGGTTTCTAAAGTTGCTGCCAACGGACGTGAACAACTTCTCTACCTATTACAAACTGGTGATTTTGATGGTGAAGGAGCCCTTTTCCAAGACAAAACCCGCACTTCATCTGCAGTTGCTTTAATTCCAACCGCAGTTTGCCAAATCAGTCGGAAAAACTTTCAAAAATTACTATCCCAATCACCAAGCATCAGTATGAATTTGATTAACGAATTCGGCCAGCGCATCTCATCGCTCGAAAAAAGGACTACCGAGGCCACAACAGAAAGTGTTGAAGCGCGCATTGGCAGTTACCTAGTTGAAACAGGAGCTAGCTTAGAACAAGATACGTTTAAATTACCTATCAAAAAAAAGGACCTTGCCATTTATCTCGGCACTACTCCCGAAACAGTTAGTCGAAAACTAACCGATTTCGAGAATAGAGGCTGGATTGCACAAGGTCCTCAAAAACAAATTAAATTGTTGGATAAGGATTCACTAGTTTTGTTAGACTAATTAACCTTTTCTAATCTTCGTCGTCATCATCGTCTTCTTCTAGTCCATCGCCAGCAGCATTGCCGACCATGGCTTGAAGCAACCGAATTGACCGATTATCGTCCCCACGTAATTGTTCCATATAATTACGTAATGCGGGACGATTTTCATTTTCTGCTAGTTTAATAGCGCGATCAACAAACAAATTTTGCGTGACAAAGTCTTGAACGTTTTCGCTTACCATTTCTTCAGCAGAAAAATATTTATTTTTGCCATTTTCACCAATCATAGAATATTCACTATATTCTGCGGTTGTTGAAGATGGTTTTTCATTTTCATCTAGTAATAGTTCACCAACCTCATCATAATGACGTCGGTTTTCTGCAATCAATGTTTGATAGGCTTGTCGAATGGCTGGGGTGCTTAAGCCCTTCACATACCATGCTGTTTGATGTAGCTTAGCGTCTAGTACCGTAAAGTTTGAAACAATATGATTCACCATGGCACCTGCGGTTGGGACGTGATGATCAATATCTGACTGTTTTTGTTCTGCTGCAAATAATTCTTCTGGGGTTTCTGACATTTTTTGTTCCTCCTAATTTCTTAATATGTTTATATTGTATCGACCTACTCACCTAATTAAATTGACTGAGATCAAGTTTTTAAAATAAACGTCTCCCGGATGCTCGGTTTTTTGTTACGCGCTTATGCTATAATCATCTTGTTAGCGATTACAAAAAACAAATAATAATGATTTACATAGGAGGAGAATTTTTATGAAATTAGGTGCAATTGAAGCTGGTGGAACTAAGTTTGTATGTGCAGTAAGTGATGGTGATTTTAATGTAGAGGATCGGACCCAATTTCCGACCACAACTCCAGATGAAACTATGGCGCAGGTCTTCGCTTATTTTGACCAACATCCAGTTGATGCGATTGGTATTGGCTCATTTGGCCCCGTTTCTTTAAATGAAGATGCTGCCGATTTTGGTTTTATCACCAACACCCCAAAGCTGGCTTGGAAAAATTATGATTTTCTTGGTGCAATGAAGACGCATTTTGATATTCCATTTTACTTTACAACTGATGTCAATGTCGCAGCCTATGGTGAATACCAAGCTGGCGCAGGTCGCGGGAAACAAAATATTTTATATTGGACAGTTGGAACTGGCGTTGGTGCGAGCTACATTCAAGACGGCAAATTTCTTCAAGGATTTAGCCATCCAGAAATGGGTCATATTTTGTTAAGACACGATCCTCGTGATCACGATTTTGAAGGTGTCTGCCCATATCACGGTGACTGTTTTGAAGGCTTGGCCGCGGGACCCGCAATCGAAAAACGTTTTGGTAAAAAGGGCTTTGAACTAGATCCTAGTGATGAGTTCTGGGAAATCGAAGCTAATTACATTGCGCAAGCTTGTGTCAACGCCACTTTGATTTTACGTCCAGACGTGATTATCTTTGGCGGTGGCGTGATGAAACAAGAACAATTATTCCCCCAGATTCAAGCATCGTTTGTGAAACAATTAGCAGATTATGTTGACACTCCAGAAATTTCTAATTACATTGTCCACGTTGAACTTGGTGACGATGCCGGAATTACTGGCGCGCTAATGTTAGCAAAAAAAGCTCTTAAATAGGTTCACATAAAAAGTTCTGACTGGTTCAGAACTTTTTAATTTGAGGTTCAACTGCTTCCTCTTCTTTCTTAAGTAAGCTAAAATACAATTAACGACAAAATATGAGGAGTGATTCATTTGGCAAAATATGAAACTTTGTTACCTAGATTTTTAAAATATGTAAAAACTAACACGCGCTCCAACCCAGAATCCGAAACAATTCCGACCGATCCTAAAGAGGTAGCCTTTTTAAAGACTTTGGCACAAGAATTAACCGATCTTGGTTTAAAAGATGTGCACACCCAGCCTCAAAGTGGTTACGTCGTGGCAACATTACCACCTAACGATGCCGGTCAAACGCCAATCTTAGGCTACATTGCCCACATTGATACAGCCGACTTCAATGCCGAAAATATTGATCCTCAGATCCATGAGAACTATGATGGAGAATCGGATATTCCTTTAAGCAAAGACGGCAAATGGGTTTTAAAGACTTCGGCCTTCCCTGCCTTACACGACTATAAAGGCCAAACTCTAATTACCACCGATGGTACAACCTTATTGGGTGCTGATGATAAATCCGGTGCCGCTGAAATCATGACGGCTATGGAATACTACATGGCTCATCCTGAAGTTAAGCATGGTGAAATCCGGGTTGGCTTTGCTCCCGATGAAGAGACCGGAACCGGTGCCGATCACTTTGACGCCAAAGATTTCAACACGAAGTATGCCTATACTGTTGATGGCGGTCCACTTGGTGAATTGGAATACGAAACTTTTAATGCGGCCCAAACAACCGTTGAAATTCAAGGAAACGAAGTACACACAGCGACAGCTAAAGGCGTGATGGTCAATGCACTTCAAGTAGGAATTGACTACCATAATCTCATCCCAGCTGGTGACCGTCCTGAATTAACTGATGGTCGCCAAGGCTTCTTCCATCTCTTCAAGATGAGTGGCACGCCAGATCACGCCAAACTCGTTTACATCATTCGTGATCATGACAAAAAAGTGTTTGAACAGCGTAAACAAGATCTTCAAAATATTGCTGATAAACTCAACGCTGATTTTGGTGAAGAACGGATTAAAATTGAAACGCATGATCAATATTACAATATGCGTGAAATTCTTGAAAAAGATATGACACCTGTAGAGCTCGCGCAGGAAGCCATGGAAAACTTAGATATCAAGCCTAATATTTATCCAGTTCGTGGTGGCACTGACGGTTCAAAGATTTCCTTTATGGGCATTCCAACCCCTAACCTCTTTGCCGGTGGCGAAAATATGCATAGTCGTTACGAATTTGTTTCCGCTCAAACGATGGAAAAAGCAGTTGATTTAATTCTTGAAATAAACAAATTGAATAGTGAACAAAGTTAATACCTTTCTATACTAAAAGCGTTAGTACTGAATCTGTTTGGTTACAGATTCAGAAACTAACGCCTTTTTTGGTTAGATAATTTATTTTTTATGACCAGTCTGATTCACTCACCGCTGACTCATCGTTGGCACGCACACGTTTGACCGTATAAATAGCAATTCCAATGATAAAACCGATAATTGCTGGCGTGATCCAGGCAAAACCTTGAGCAAAGAATGGCATATATTTGCTTTCAAATCCGGTTAAGCTTTGGACAAAGGCTGATTTAGCAATCACTACAGGTGCAGCATTCAGACCATCAACCACAGCAGGGACGAAAGTGAAGACCGTTGTCCAAATGTAGACAATCCGTGCGCGATGGAACAATGGAGACGCAAGAGACAGGAGAATCAATGTAATGCAAAGTGGATAAATAAACATTAGGAATGGCACAGCCGCATTGATAATCGTTTCAAAACCAAAGTTAGACACCCCAAATGAAAGAACTGCAACGACTACCACATATGTTCTATAACTGAAACGAGGAAACATGGTGCTAAAGGCTGTGGCAAATGAGGTTGTTACCCCAACCGCCGTTGTCATACAAGTGATTGTTGCCATGATTGCCAGAATATAAACACCAGCGTTACCAAAGAAATACTGGGTAATTTGGCCTAATGCAATGCCACCATCACCAGCGATTTTAAAATGCCCTAAACTAGTTGCACCCACATAGGCTAATCCGGCATAAATAATGGCCATTGCACTAGCGGCAATAATTCCAGCCTTCACAGTTAATTTGGCAACTGTCCCTTCTTTTTTAACCCCAAACGCTTTTATGGCAGTAATAACCACAATTCCAAATTCAACGGAAGCTAAAGCGTCCATTGTTTGATAACCTTGAATAATTCCATTGCCAACAGAACCATTGCGCCAAACGCCTGTCACTGCGCGCCCAGCTGTGGTTCCCATGGGCCTAAAAACAGCAATTACAATCAAAATGACAACCATGGTGATAAAAGCTGGGTTCAAATAACGACCGACATAATCAACGACCTTGTTACGGTTGAGCGAAAGAAGAATAACGGCAGCAAAGAAACAAGCCGAATAAATGAATAACCACATTGGCGCACTCGCTGCACTGACGTGAGTGGCAATTCCAAATTCAAAAGGAACCGTGGCAGTCCGTGGTGTTGCAAATGCTGGACCGATGAAAATATACAACATGACAGTAAAGATCATTGCATAGGTTTTGCCAATCGGCTGTGCTAATTCATAAACACCATGAGTCCGTGTTACCGCAATTGCCGCGACTCCTAACAAGGGCAAAATGGTTCCAGTAATAATGAATCCAATAATAGAACTAAAAAAGGCTGATCCTGACTGTTGCCCAATTTGGACAGGAAATGTTAAGTTGCTGGCACCAAAGTACATCCCAAACAACATTGAAGCTACAACGATTAATTCTTTCCAGGTAAATTTATGTGTTTCTTCCATTTATAGAACTTCCTCTCTTTTTTGCATCCCAAAGCTAAATATACAAAAAAACGCCCTTCGGATATAGATATATCCAAAGGACGTTTTCACGTGTTACCACCTCAATTTACGAGTCTTTCACAAAACTCGCCTCACCATGTACGCCCTATTGTCGACAAAATAGTTAATACACTGGCACGATATTGGGTGCACCCATAATCATCTGAACAATGATTCCGCTCATCACCGTCTTTTTAAACTAGGAACTGTGTTTTTTCAGCCCCAAACACTTTCTAGAAATTCGCTAGTTTATCTTCCACGGAAATATCAACACGTGTTTCTCATTCGTATTTAATGTTTTTCATTATAGAACCGCAAAAAATAGATGTCAACCTTTAATTTTCCACCCCAACATTGTACCTTGGAGTTTCTTGACAGTTCTATTTTTGCGCGCTAAACTGTATCTAAATTAGATAACAATTAAAAAAGCAGTGAAGAGATGAGTAAGATTCCACCCTTTCCTAGTGAGCCTCGGATAGTGAAAACGAGGCATTGGAGTGACTCCGAACATGGTCTTGGAGAATAATCTACATTAAGTCGTTTGGCAAAATATAGATGGGAACGCCCATTACAGCGTCGAAACATCGTTAGTTCAAGGTGTTTTTTAAGGAAACAAATTTTTTTGTTTCAAACCAAGGTGGTACCGTGATCATTTCTTATTGAATGCTCGCCCTTGACGTTAAATCGTTGAGGACGAGCTTTTTTGTGTCTAAATAAAATAAAAGGAAGTATAGCCACATGACAACAAATTTAAAAGCACCCTATCGTTTTGATCAAGTTGGTAGTTTACTTAGAAGCCCTGAATTAAAGGCAGCACATAAAGAATTTGCTGAAGAAAAAATCTCAGCTGACCAATTAGAAACTGTCCAACAACAAGAAATCAAAAAAATTGTCGACAAACAGGTTTCTCTTGGCCTACACGCCGTAACTGATGGTGAATTCAGCCGTTCTTGGTGGCATTTAGACTTTTTATGGGGCTTAAATGGTGTTGGCAAATACGACTACCAAAAAAGTTATAAGTTTCATGGCAAAAAGACACGGACAGATAATGCCTATTTAACCGGCAAAATCAGCTACAATCCTGACCATCCCTTCTTTAAAGCTTTTACTTATTTACAATCAATCGTGCCTGACGGAGTTCAACCTAAACAAACGATCCCATCACCAAGTTTATTATTCCGTGATAATCGCAGTGACAAGGCGTCAGAATTCTACGAAACCCACACAGCTTACTTAGATGATCTCGCTAAAGCTTATCATGAAACAATTCAACACTTTTATGATTTAGGGTGCCGTTACATTCAATTGGATGATACCACTTGGGCATTTTTGATTAACCAACTAGATGAAACCAAAAATAATCCAGAAGCTCAAAAACCATTCCGAAAACTTGCTGAAGACTCTGTTTATGTCATCAACAAGCTCCTAGAAAACTTGCCAGATGATTTGACGGTCACCACCCATATTTGTCGCGGAAACTTCCGTTCTACTTTCCTATTTTCGGGTGGTTACGATGTTGTGGCCGACTACCTTGGCCAATTAAATTACGATGGATTCTTCCTTGAATATGATAACGACCGTGCCGGAGACTTCAAACCGCTCGCTAAAATCTGGAATCACGATGCAAATAAACGGATTGTCTTAGGTTTGGTTACTTCCAAGTTCCCAGAATTAGAAGATCAAACCCAATTAATCACACGCATTCATGAAGCAACCCAAGAAGTGCCACTTGAAAATTTAGCCCTTTCCACCCAATGTGGCTTTGCCTCAACCGAAGAAGGTAATAATCTAACAGCTGAGCAACAATGGGCAAAACTTAGCTTAGTTATTGATACTGCCAAAAAAGTTTGGCAAGATGCTGAATAATTTTTTGACTCTGATTACAGAAAAAAGCTTCAAGAGAGCATATGTGCTTTCTTGAAGCTTTTTCAAATCAGTAAAATCATGCCCGATATTTACATTCATACAGGGAATAAATATAAATATTAATCGTTAGCTTCTAGAAACTAACTTGATAGATAACTCCTTGTTTAATGCGCGGCGTATAAATATCTTTGCTGGTCTTGCGATTGCTTAATTTAGCGTTCAAACGTAAATGAGCAGTTTTATTCTTTAAATTTTTAATTTGGACTGTTTGTGTTTTCCCATTACTTTTAACGGAAACCACTTTTTTTGAACCGTTATAAACGTGAACAAGGCTGTTCTTTTGCGCCCGAAAACTTAGCGCAACGTTACCATTTTTAGCACCATGATTTAATTTGAGCACAACCGGTGTTTGGGATGCATATTTACCAGAACTTAATCTATAGGCCTTTGTCACTCTTTTATTGCGTTTATTGGTACCGTACAACATAAATGTTTGATAGCCTTGGAACTTCTTTGAAACTTTAAAAGTTCCCTTACGAACATTTGCATACGTCTTTTTGCCGTTATTGTAGGTGAGTGTCACCTGATTAATAGCTGTTTTAGATGAAACTTTGCCACTAAAAGTAGCAACCTTACTTGCTGCATTGTAACTGGTCCGAACGCTATTTAATGAATAGACCGTTTTGGCACTGGATTGGCCTGTAAAAAAGCCTAAACATAATAATGCGGTTAAACTAACTAATGCTAATAATTTATTTAATTTGTTCAAAATAATACCCCCCAAAAAAATTAGCCACCCTGTATAGCATCTTCATTGTAGTGTCCCCATTGCCATAAAACAAGCTAATTTAATTGGGTTTGTTAACGACTGCCGCTATGTCAGATTATAAATTCTAGTGTTTAATTTCTACTACAATGTTTTGAATTAAATAAATCAAAAGAATTACAGGACCAACTAATATGTACCCAATGCGAATAAAGATATTAACCATAAAATCAAAATTACTGTCCTGCAATGCATATCTTTGAACCGTCATACTGTTCCTCTGATTTGCATAACTACTATCTCCCCACTTATCATTTTTATGTTTTTTTAAATGCTCGTTTTGCGCAGTTTTAGCTCCTTTCTGCAAAAACGAGATATTTTTTAACGACCACAATTTTTTTCGACAAAGATAAAATTGACACAACCAAGACAGCACCAACCACACATTCAAGAAATTCAATGTAATTTTAATATGACTTTCCTTATCAAGATTAAAAAAATCAATAAAATAGCAAAAAAGAATGTTTGCCCAACAATCCCCAAAAAGTAATGTTCAGTTTTCATCGTGATCCTCCTTTCGCGTTAAAACGCGTCATCCTAATGATTAGAAAAAGATTAGTTATTTAACCTTTATTTAATCATTATAATTTAAAAATAAATTTAAATAAAGGGGAATAACTATTTAAAGAGAAATCTTTCAAAAAAGACGTTAGCAGCCAAAAATGATACTATTAAGGAGAATAAAATTTCAGACTAATTTGGGGGAATTGACAGATGGGTAAAATCCGAATTAATAATATGAGCTTTCACACTTTTAATGGCGTGTTTGCTGAAGAAAAAAAGCTGGGTCAACGTTTGCAAATTGATGCCGAACTCACATATCCGATCGAGGAAAAAGTTAAACATGATGACTTGAAAGAAACAGTCAGTTACGCCGACGTCTATCAAACCATTGAAGACTTTGTGCTTAATAATAACTATAATTTGATTGAAAGTGTCGCGAATCATCTGTTGAAAAAAATCTTAGCAGACTATCCCACAATTCAAGCCGTTAAACTGAAAGTCCGCAAATATAGCGTCCCAATTGCCGGCATTTTCGACAATATTGAAATCGAAGTTTCTGGAGACCGTCATCATGAGTAACCAAGTTTATTTAAGTGTCGGTTCCAACATGGGTGATCGGCAGGCTAATTTGTCCGAGGCAGTTAAGCTCCTCAATCAAAAGGAGCAAATCACCGTGGAAAAAGTTTCGCCTGTATATCAAACCCAACCAGTTGGCGGAGTTGTCCAAGATGATTTCTTAAACATTGCCATTCGCCTCACCACAACCTTGAATGCCTACACGCTTTTAGATGTTTTCCATGAAATTGAGCAAGATTTGCGCCGGAAACGTCTTATTCATTGGGGACCACGCACAATTGATTTGGATATTTTATATTTTAATCACGAAACCTATCACGATAAAAAACTTGTCATCCCGCATCCAGAAATTAGTAATCGGCGGTTTGTCCTCATCCCCTTATTAGACGTCCTAAACGACGACACACTGATTGCCCAAACCAAACAACAACTAAAAACCACCTCAGATAAAAACTGGGTGGAAATTTTAAATTAACATGAGGTAACTAAACATGAATGAAAAAAATAAAACTAAAATTGAAAATGCCGTCACTGATATCATTGAAGCCATTGGTGATGACCCCAAACGAGCAAGTATCCAGGAAACCCCAGCCCGTGTAGCTACTGCTTATTCAGAAATATTTTCAGAAACAGGCAACGCCCATTTTACAGATTACAAAATTTTCGATGTGGATGAAAATGCTGATATGGTCGTGGTTCAAGATATTCCTTTCTACTCGATGTGTGAACACCATCTTCTCCCATTTTTTGGAACTGTTAATGTTGCCTATGTACCCCAAGATGGTAAGATTATCGGCTTAAGTAAGATTCCTCGGTTGGTAAACTTTGTTGCGCGCCGTCCTAGTGTCCAGGAAAACATTACCGTAATGATTAATGATGAACTGCAACGAATTTTGAAACCTAAAGGGGTGGCAGTCTCTATTTCTGCACGCCATTTATGCATGGAAATGCGGGGCATCAACAAATCAGGCTTGTCCACATACACCACTAAATTCTCGGGCGTTTTTAAAGAAGATCACGAACTGAAAAATGAATTTCTCCAACAAACTCGCCAAAAGTAGGCCTTAAATATGAGTACTAATCAACAAGACTACCAAAAGTTAATCGCCAAAATGAATCAACAAATGTTGGTAACCGATGATGATCGGGTTCCCCTTCTTCAGCAAATTTTAGCCAAACTAGGTCACCCAGATCACGCCTACAAAATTATCCAAATTGCTGGGACAAACGGCAAAGGATCTACCGGGGCCATGCTGGCGGCTGTTCTGCAAAAGAATGGTTATCACATTGGCCATTTTTCTAGTCCCGCCATGTTAGATGACCGCGAACAAATAAAAATTGATGGTCAAATGATTGGGTATACGGACTTTCTTCAGGCTTATCAATTAATTAACGACCAATTACCTGCCAATTTCGCAACCAATTCACTTTCCATCTTTGAGTGGTTTACGTTAATTGCCCTGGTGGCTTTTCAACAGGCTAAAGTTGATTTTGTGATTTTAGAAGTTGGCTTAGGTGGGACAAATGATGCGACCAACGCGATTTCTGCCCCACTTTTGGCTTTGATCACCCACATTGATTATGATCACACCCGCATTTTGGGCCATACCATTCGTAAAATAGCGACTCAAAAATCAGGAATTATCAAAACGGGTTCTACTGTTATCGTCGCCCCTCATCAAAAACGAATCACCCGAACCGTTTTACGTAATGTGGCTGGCCAACAACAGGTTCCCATTCATTTTGTGAATAATATTCGCTTAAAAGTACTGGCGCATAATTTTACCGGTACAACCGTCCAAATTAGCGGACCCTTG contains the following coding sequences:
- a CDS encoding ABC-F family ATP-binding cassette domain-containing protein; amino-acid sequence: MITVTDMSMQFSDRKLYENVNLKFTPGNCYGIIGANGAGKSTFLKILEGKLQPTSGHISISDNERMSSLEQDHYAFETEKVLDTVIMGHKKLYKIMQEKDALYAKADFTDADGIRAGELEGEFAEMDGWNAESDAAQLLQQLGIDETMQNQKMSELTESEKVKVLLGQALFGEPDILVLDEPTNGLDAQSITWLENFLGDFQNTVIVVSHDRHFLNEVCTMMCDVDFGKIKLYVGNYDFWMESSQLAAKLTENANAKKEEKMKELQEFVARFSANASKSKQATSRKKQLEKITLDDIQPSTRKYPFISFTPERELGNDLLRVDKLSKSIDGVKILDNITFTVKPGEKAALLSRNDVATTTLLQIIAGEMEPDTGTVTWGQTASRSYLPRDINAYFEDESLDIIEWLRQFASKEESDNTFLRGFLGKMLFSGEDVNKSITKLSGGEKVRCMLSKMMLSKSNVLLMDDPTNHLDLESITSLNDGLINFTGSIILTSHDRQVIQTIADHIIEISDKGAVDRSETSYEEFMDHKDIQKQVEALYAD
- a CDS encoding Crp/Fnr family transcriptional regulator encodes the protein MQKSEHDCIKLVPLFDHLPDEDVAKIEAIINHKHYAAGESLFLDGDDLDTLMIVANGQVKVSKVAANGREQLLYLLQTGDFDGEGALFQDKTRTSSAVALIPTAVCQISRKNFQKLLSQSPSISMNLINEFGQRISSLEKRTTEATTESVEARIGSYLVETGASLEQDTFKLPIKKKDLAIYLGTTPETVSRKLTDFENRGWIAQGPQKQIKLLDKDSLVLLD
- a CDS encoding ferritin-like domain-containing protein: MSETPEELFAAEQKQSDIDHHVPTAGAMVNHIVSNFTVLDAKLHQTAWYVKGLSTPAIRQAYQTLIAENRRHYDEVGELLLDENEKPSSTTAEYSEYSMIGENGKNKYFSAEEMVSENVQDFVTQNLFVDRAIKLAENENRPALRNYMEQLRGDDNRSIRLLQAMVGNAAGDGLEEDDDDDED
- a CDS encoding ROK family protein, yielding MKLGAIEAGGTKFVCAVSDGDFNVEDRTQFPTTTPDETMAQVFAYFDQHPVDAIGIGSFGPVSLNEDAADFGFITNTPKLAWKNYDFLGAMKTHFDIPFYFTTDVNVAAYGEYQAGAGRGKQNILYWTVGTGVGASYIQDGKFLQGFSHPEMGHILLRHDPRDHDFEGVCPYHGDCFEGLAAGPAIEKRFGKKGFELDPSDEFWEIEANYIAQACVNATLILRPDVIIFGGGVMKQEQLFPQIQASFVKQLADYVDTPEISNYIVHVELGDDAGITGALMLAKKALK
- the pepT gene encoding peptidase T, producing MAKYETLLPRFLKYVKTNTRSNPESETIPTDPKEVAFLKTLAQELTDLGLKDVHTQPQSGYVVATLPPNDAGQTPILGYIAHIDTADFNAENIDPQIHENYDGESDIPLSKDGKWVLKTSAFPALHDYKGQTLITTDGTTLLGADDKSGAAEIMTAMEYYMAHPEVKHGEIRVGFAPDEETGTGADHFDAKDFNTKYAYTVDGGPLGELEYETFNAAQTTVEIQGNEVHTATAKGVMVNALQVGIDYHNLIPAGDRPELTDGRQGFFHLFKMSGTPDHAKLVYIIRDHDKKVFEQRKQDLQNIADKLNADFGEERIKIETHDQYYNMREILEKDMTPVELAQEAMENLDIKPNIYPVRGGTDGSKISFMGIPTPNLFAGGENMHSRYEFVSAQTMEKAVDLILEINKLNSEQS
- the brnQ gene encoding branched-chain amino acid transport system II carrier protein; translated protein: MEETHKFTWKELIVVASMLFGMYFGASNLTFPVQIGQQSGSAFFSSIIGFIITGTILPLLGVAAIAVTRTHGVYELAQPIGKTYAMIFTVMLYIFIGPAFATPRTATVPFEFGIATHVSAASAPMWLFIYSACFFAAVILLSLNRNKVVDYVGRYLNPAFITMVVILIVIAVFRPMGTTAGRAVTGVWRNGSVGNGIIQGYQTMDALASVEFGIVVITAIKAFGVKKEGTVAKLTVKAGIIAASAMAIIYAGLAYVGATSLGHFKIAGDGGIALGQITQYFFGNAGVYILAIMATITCMTTAVGVTTSFATAFSTMFPRFSYRTYVVVVAVLSFGVSNFGFETIINAAVPFLMFIYPLCITLILLSLASPLFHRARIVYIWTTVFTFVPAVVDGLNAAPVVIAKSAFVQSLTGFESKYMPFFAQGFAWITPAIIGFIIGIAIYTVKRVRANDESAVSESDWS
- a CDS encoding vitamin B12 independent methionine synthase gives rise to the protein MTTNLKAPYRFDQVGSLLRSPELKAAHKEFAEEKISADQLETVQQQEIKKIVDKQVSLGLHAVTDGEFSRSWWHLDFLWGLNGVGKYDYQKSYKFHGKKTRTDNAYLTGKISYNPDHPFFKAFTYLQSIVPDGVQPKQTIPSPSLLFRDNRSDKASEFYETHTAYLDDLAKAYHETIQHFYDLGCRYIQLDDTTWAFLINQLDETKNNPEAQKPFRKLAEDSVYVINKLLENLPDDLTVTTHICRGNFRSTFLFSGGYDVVADYLGQLNYDGFFLEYDNDRAGDFKPLAKIWNHDANKRIVLGLVTSKFPELEDQTQLITRIHEATQEVPLENLALSTQCGFASTEEGNNLTAEQQWAKLSLVIDTAKKVWQDAE
- the folB gene encoding dihydroneopterin aldolase — its product is MGKIRINNMSFHTFNGVFAEEKKLGQRLQIDAELTYPIEEKVKHDDLKETVSYADVYQTIEDFVLNNNYNLIESVANHLLKKILADYPTIQAVKLKVRKYSVPIAGIFDNIEIEVSGDRHHE